In one Calonectris borealis chromosome 23, bCalBor7.hap1.2, whole genome shotgun sequence genomic region, the following are encoded:
- the CCDC27 gene encoding coiled-coil domain-containing protein 27 isoform X5: protein MEGRSPGVISSLQRQLEIQESQLRRIKSEKEMLQKQLTERENQLQAMSTKFCSLREEWKHEEMMMTIEKENCSLQQVVTEQESKLAEQNKLISELQGTVSQLQAEVLTSRYHIHKQHQAQEVIQSQAETLQHRELQTRVALECITSRFERYRSKIIQATFSAAGSKPPQAELTDEEVLEAMQKIINERMEFHQMLKQKGVKVPSLYSIDTSTSSPTSAKGRRKSPARQNLLTPEK, encoded by the exons ATGGAAGGAAGGAGCCCAG GTGTCATCTCTTCCTTGCAAAGGCAACTGGAGATCCAAGAATCCCAACTTCGGAGAATCAAATCTGAAAAGGAAATGCTCCAAAAGCAGCTCACAGAGCGAGAAAATCAGCTACAGGCCATGTCTACCAAG tTTTGCAGTCTGAGAGAAGAATGGAAACACGAAGAAATGATGATGACAATAGAGAAGGAGAACTGCAGTCTTCAACAG GTTGTTACAGAACAAGAATCCAAACTGGCTGAGCAGAACAAGCTGATCAGTGAGTTACAGGGGACAGTCAGCCAGCTACAGGCAGAGGTTCTGACTAGCCGATACCACATCCACAAGCAGCACCAGGCCCAAGAGGTGATCCAGAGCCAAGCTGAGACACTGCAGCACAGGGAGCTGCAAACTAGAGTGGCACTCGAATGCATCACCAGCAGG TTTGAAAGATATCGAAGTAAAATAATTCAGGCTACGTTCAGCGCGGCAGGCAGCAAacctccccaggcagagctcacGGATGAGGAGGTGCTGGAGGCAATGCAG aaaataattaatgaaCGGATGGAGTTCCATCAGATGCTGAAACAGAAAGGCGTCAAGGTCCCATCGCTCTACAGCATCGACACATCTACTTCATCGCCTACCAGCGctaagggaaggagaaagagtcCTGCAAGGCAGAATCTTCTAACACCTGAAAAGTAG
- the CCDC27 gene encoding coiled-coil domain-containing protein 27 isoform X4 yields the protein MEGRSPGNWRSKNPNFGESNLKRKCSKSSSQSEKISYRPCLPRQEVHRAQRKIFSLKFCSLREEWKHEEMMMTIEKENCSLQQVVTEQESKLAEQNKLISELQGTVSQLQAEVLTSRYHIHKQHQAQEVIQSQAETLQHRELQTRVALECITSRFERYRSKIIQATFSAAGSKPPQAELTDEEVLEAMQKIINERMEFHQMLKQKGVKVPSLYSIDTSTSSPTSAKGRRKSPARQNLLTPEK from the exons ATGGAAGGAAGGAGCCCAG GCAACTGGAGATCCAAGAATCCCAACTTCGGAGAATCAAATCTGAAAAGGAAATGCTCCAAAAGCAGCTCACAGAGCGAGAAAATCAGCTACAGGCCATGTCTACCAAG ACAGGAGGTGCACCGTGCACAGcgtaaaatattttctcttaagtTTTGCAGTCTGAGAGAAGAATGGAAACACGAAGAAATGATGATGACAATAGAGAAGGAGAACTGCAGTCTTCAACAG GTTGTTACAGAACAAGAATCCAAACTGGCTGAGCAGAACAAGCTGATCAGTGAGTTACAGGGGACAGTCAGCCAGCTACAGGCAGAGGTTCTGACTAGCCGATACCACATCCACAAGCAGCACCAGGCCCAAGAGGTGATCCAGAGCCAAGCTGAGACACTGCAGCACAGGGAGCTGCAAACTAGAGTGGCACTCGAATGCATCACCAGCAGG TTTGAAAGATATCGAAGTAAAATAATTCAGGCTACGTTCAGCGCGGCAGGCAGCAAacctccccaggcagagctcacGGATGAGGAGGTGCTGGAGGCAATGCAG aaaataattaatgaaCGGATGGAGTTCCATCAGATGCTGAAACAGAAAGGCGTCAAGGTCCCATCGCTCTACAGCATCGACACATCTACTTCATCGCCTACCAGCGctaagggaaggagaaagagtcCTGCAAGGCAGAATCTTCTAACACCTGAAAAGTAG
- the CCDC27 gene encoding coiled-coil domain-containing protein 27 isoform X2, which produces MEGRSPGKAAPDEAVSDADARGVLREQARVAKLTEIQKADRELREELQKARDDYNMATGVISSLQRQLEIQESQLRRIKSEKEMLQKQLTERENQLQAMSTKFCSLREEWKHEEMMMTIEKENCSLQQVVTEQESKLAEQNKLISELQGTVSQLQAEVLTSRYHIHKQHQAQEVIQSQAETLQHRELQTRVALECITSRFERYRSKIIQATFSAAGSKPPQAELTDEEVLEAMQKIINERMEFHQMLKQKGVKVPSLYSIDTSTSSPTSAKGRRKSPARQNLLTPEK; this is translated from the exons ATGGAAGGAAGGAGCCCAGGTAAAGCAGCCCCCGACGAAGCTGTCAGCGACGCCGATGCTCGCGGGGTCTTGCGGGAGCAGGCGCGGGTGGCAAAGCTCACCGAGATCCAGAAAGCCGACCGAGAGCTCCGCgaggagctgcagaaagcaagggATGACTACAACATGGCCACAG GTGTCATCTCTTCCTTGCAAAGGCAACTGGAGATCCAAGAATCCCAACTTCGGAGAATCAAATCTGAAAAGGAAATGCTCCAAAAGCAGCTCACAGAGCGAGAAAATCAGCTACAGGCCATGTCTACCAAG tTTTGCAGTCTGAGAGAAGAATGGAAACACGAAGAAATGATGATGACAATAGAGAAGGAGAACTGCAGTCTTCAACAG GTTGTTACAGAACAAGAATCCAAACTGGCTGAGCAGAACAAGCTGATCAGTGAGTTACAGGGGACAGTCAGCCAGCTACAGGCAGAGGTTCTGACTAGCCGATACCACATCCACAAGCAGCACCAGGCCCAAGAGGTGATCCAGAGCCAAGCTGAGACACTGCAGCACAGGGAGCTGCAAACTAGAGTGGCACTCGAATGCATCACCAGCAGG TTTGAAAGATATCGAAGTAAAATAATTCAGGCTACGTTCAGCGCGGCAGGCAGCAAacctccccaggcagagctcacGGATGAGGAGGTGCTGGAGGCAATGCAG aaaataattaatgaaCGGATGGAGTTCCATCAGATGCTGAAACAGAAAGGCGTCAAGGTCCCATCGCTCTACAGCATCGACACATCTACTTCATCGCCTACCAGCGctaagggaaggagaaagagtcCTGCAAGGCAGAATCTTCTAACACCTGAAAAGTAG
- the LOC142092330 gene encoding myo-inositol 2-dehydrogenase-like — MGRKKKTLHDYAAEFSELAVKRHLLERGAAGEAAVVETLYCTSCQLPMRVRRDRILEHLSSGRHYRNRRLLRQHGLRAPLLLSAGPDVGTGLPLQLDAPSLLSQPSFILAASAGTSASYGMVPSPPSYHKPLVPHHPVAASSPVSAATPREDPTPSTSASRPSALAAFRMRIAPSPSKQPGQGGAAPEASNGPAPTGRHGSAGSGVGLALFGAGLVNKALFQSLLEENSCCLLYVVEDQLEEVERAFGTEFLAGTRVLRQQDADVALNDQRVSGAIICSPPEEASEIVIDALRAGKGVFCERLPSFDRQTAEACFDEADRCGRPLVCGFYKRFDPALQFLYKKVRDSQALGRIHRISTISSIYPAASLSFLKTAGGIFYNAAVHDIDIISLLLGESAPDTIFSLGHAFCADMAYLKDADTVAVSMKFPSGAIVTLDISQHCTKSCDQRLEVHGSQGTLRVDNQNPLGITEHGTSVSIYSQTQADRYRDAHRELFRHFLRTLKGKEPPVITKEQFLWTIQVAAAAEQSWRNGSAVDLRNEAVDSSVIKTEIM, encoded by the exons atgggGCGGAAGAAGAAGACGCTGCACGACTACGCGGCCGAGTTCTCGGAGCTGGCGGTGAAGCGGCACCTCCTggagcgcggcgccgccggggaggcggcggtggTGGAGACGCTGTACTGCACCTCCTGCCAGCTGCCCATGCGGGTGCGCCGCGACCGCATCCTCGAGCACCTCTCCTCCGGCCGCCACTACCGCaaccgccgcctcctccgccagCACGGCCTGCGCGCCCCGCTGCTCCT ctctgcaggtcccGACGTCGGCACCGGCCTGCCCCTGCAGCTCGACGCgccctccctgctctcccagccGTCCTTCATCCTCGCCGCCAGCGCCGGCACCAGCGCCAGCTACGGCATGGTCCCCTCTCCGCCCTCCTACCACAAGCCGCTCGTTCCCCACCACCCCGTCGCCGCCAGCTCCCCCGTGAGCGCGGCCACCCCCAGGGAGGACCCGACGCCCTCCACCTCCGCCAGCCGCCCCTCGGCGCTTGCCGCCTTCCGCATGAGGATCGCACCTTCCCCCTCAAAGCAGCCTGGCCAAGGCGGGGCTGCTCCCGAGGCCTCCAACGGCCCAGCGCCCACTGGACGGCACGGCAGTGCCGGCAGCGGCGTTGGCCTCGCCCTCTTTGGCGCAGGGCTCGTTAATAAAGCCTTGTTTCAAAGCCTGCTGGAGGAAAACAGCTGCTGCTTGCTTTACGTTGTGGAGGAtcagctggaggaggtggagcGTGCCTTCGGCACCGAGTTCCTGGCCGGCACCAGGGTGCTGCGGCAGCAGGACGCCGATGTCGCACTCAACGATCAGCG AGTCTCTGGAGCCATTATTTGTTCACCACCTGAAGAAGCCTCTGAGATTGTAATAGATGCTTTACGAGCGG GAAAAGGTGTATTTTGTGAGAGACTGCCCAGTTTTGACAGGCAGACGGCAGAAGCTTGTTTTGATGAAGCTGACAGATGTGGAAGACCATTGGTGTGTGGATTCTACAA GCGCTTTGACCCGGCGCTGCAGTTCCTGTACAAGAAAGTCCGCGACAGCCAGGCGCTAGGGAGGATCCACCGGATATCAACGATTAGCAGCATATATCCAGCAGCATCTCTAAGCTTCCTAAAAACAGCAG GTGGAATTTTTTATAATGCTGCTGTGCACGATATAGATATTATCAGTTTGTTGTTGGGAGAGAGTGCACCAGATACAATATTTTCACTGGGGCATGCGTTCTGTGCAG ATATGGCCTACTTGAAGGATGCAGACACTGTAGCGGTCAGCATGAAATTTCCTAGCGGAGCAATTGTTACTTTGGACATCAGTCAGCACTGCACTAAAAGCTGTGATCAGAGACTAGAG GTTCACGGTTCTCAAGGAACGTTACGGGTAGATAATCAGAATCCCTTGGGGATTACGGAGCATGGGACTTCGGTATCCATATATTCACAGACCCAAGCTGATCGCTACAGAGATGCACACAGGGAGCTCTTCCGACACTTTCTGAGAACGCTGAAAG GCAAGGAACCCCCTGTGATAACCAAAGAGCAGTTTCTCTGGACGATTCAGGTCGCTGCAGCTGCTGAACAGTCCTGGAGAAACGGATCTGCTGTTGACTTGCGCAACGAAGCAGTAGATTCGTCTGTAATCAAGACTGAGATAATGTGA
- the LRRC47 gene encoding leucine-rich repeat-containing protein 47 yields MAAAAAWPELEAAARERRRELALAGAAVAERVAAGGGRLPAALLALPLLQSLELSGCAALRELGPGLAAALPALHTLVLRGNALGPAGLGAGLGGPLPALRLLDLSGNGLEALPAALGGAAGAEPAAEPAGAPAFPQLRSLNLSANRLRELGPGLARAAPQLQALLLSGNRLRALPGGLLPAAAAVAVPGGPFPLLSRLEAADNEVAELGADIAALPALKSLDVANNQLRELPAALADCPRLKEANFRGNQLKDKRLEKMVNGCQTKAILEYLRAGGRGKGKAESTREEARKKKREKQQKKDGGDREQDELEEASKLLVKVLHVSENPVPLVVKASPGVKDVRPFIVCCVLKGVNLKPGNALKRFLSVQTKLHEDICEKRTAATIATHDLQLIKGPLIYDVQPPEELKITPLGRKEIRAKDLLRQLQLEAEEQRKQKKRQNVSGLHKYLQLLDGKDNYPCLVDAEGIVISFPPITNSEKTKIRKDTHDLFLEVTSDTSLQICKDVMDTLILKIAELNRFTLENKEDSGSDNDSDALCGPVNLNPSQNVQPMNFPLVVEQVRVVDTDGNLKVLYPSKTDLTRVSSLLTVIR; encoded by the exons atggcggcggcggcggcttggcCGGAGctggaggcggcggcgcgggagcggcggcgggagctgGCGCTGGCCGGCGCGGCGGTGGCCGAGCgggtggcggcgggcggcgggcggctgccggcggcgctgctggcgctgccgctgctgcagTCGCTGGAGCTGAGCGGCTGCGCGGCGCTGCGGGAGCTGGGCCCGGGGCTggccgccgccctgcccgccctcCACACGCTGGTGCTGCGCGGCAACGCGCTGGGCCCCGCCGGCCtgggcgcggggctgggcgggcCGCTGCCGGCCCTCCGCCTCCTCGACCTCTCCGGCAACGGCCTGgaggcgctgcccgccgcgctgggcggggcggcgggcgcggagccggcggcggagccggcgggagccccggccTTCCCGCAGCTGCGCAGCCTCAACCTGAGCGCGAACCGGCTGCGGGAGCTGGGCCCGGGGCtggcccgcgccgcgccgcagcTCCAGGCGCTGCTGCTCTCCGGCAACCGCCTGCGGGCGCTGCCCGGCGGgctgctgcccgctgccgccgccgtcgccgtCCCCGGCGGGCCCTTCCCGCTCCTCAGCCGCCTGGAGGCGGCCGACAACGAGGTGGCGGAGCTGGGCGCCGACATCGCCGCCCTGCCAGCTCTCAAG AGCCTGGACGTGGCCAACAACCAGCTGCGGGAGCTGCCTGCCGCGCTGGCCGACTGCCCCCGGCTGAAGGAGGCTAACTTCAGGGGCAACCAGCTGAAGGACAAGCGGCTGGAGAAGATGGTCAACGGCTGCCAGACGAAGGCCATCCTGGAGTACCTGCGGGCTGGGGGCCGCGGGAAGGGAAAGGCCGAGAGCACCAGAGAGGAGGccaggaagaagaagagggagaagcagcagaagaaggatggtggggacagggagcaggacgagCTGGAAGAGGCGAGCAAGCTGCTGGTGAAGGTTCTGCACGTCTCCGAAAACCCGGTGCCCTTGGTGGTCAAAGCGAGCCCGGGCGTCAAAGACGTTCGACCCTTCATTGTGTGCTGCGTGCTAAAGGGAGTGAACTTAAAGCCGGGAAATGCTCTGAAGAGGTTCCTCTCCGTGCAG ACTAAACTGCACGAAGACATCTGTGAAAAGCGGACAGCAGCCACAATTGCCACCCACGACTTGCAGTTGATCAAAGGTCCTCTGATATATGATGTTCAGCCTCCTGAGGAGCTGAAG ATAACGCCCCTGGGTCGAAAGGAGATCAGGGCAAAGGATCTTCTCCGTCAGCTGCAGTTGGAAGCTGAGGagcagaggaaacagaagaagCGTCAGAATGTTTCTGGGTTGCACAA ATATCTCCAGTTATTGGATGGCAAAGATAACTACCCATGTCTTGTGGATGCTGAAGGCATTGTGATTTCTTTCCCACCAATAACCAATAGTGAGAAAACAAAG ATTAGAAAAGACACCCATGATCTATTTCTGGAAGTGACAAGCGACACCAGTTTACAGATATGCAAAGATGTCATGGACACACTAATTCTG AAAATTGCAGAACTGAACAGATTTACCTTGGAAAATAAGGAAGACTCGGGCTCGGATAATGATTCTGATGCTCTTTGTGGACCAGTGAATTTGAACCCCAGCCAAAACGTACAGCCGATGAATTTTCCTTTGGTAGTGGAGCAGGTTCGAGTGGTGGACACAGATGGAAACTTGAAAGTACTTTATCCTTCAAAAACTGACCTAACCAGAGtttcctctcttctgactgtAATACGTTAG
- the CCDC27 gene encoding coiled-coil domain-containing protein 27 isoform X1, whose translation MEGRSPGKAAPDEAVSDADARGVLREQARVAKLTEIQKADRELREELQKARDDYNMATGNWRSKNPNFGESNLKRKCSKSSSQSEKISYRPCLPRQEVHRAQRKIFSLKFCSLREEWKHEEMMMTIEKENCSLQQVVTEQESKLAEQNKLISELQGTVSQLQAEVLTSRYHIHKQHQAQEVIQSQAETLQHRELQTRVALECITSRFERYRSKIIQATFSAAGSKPPQAELTDEEVLEAMQKIINERMEFHQMLKQKGVKVPSLYSIDTSTSSPTSAKGRRKSPARQNLLTPEK comes from the exons ATGGAAGGAAGGAGCCCAGGTAAAGCAGCCCCCGACGAAGCTGTCAGCGACGCCGATGCTCGCGGGGTCTTGCGGGAGCAGGCGCGGGTGGCAAAGCTCACCGAGATCCAGAAAGCCGACCGAGAGCTCCGCgaggagctgcagaaagcaagggATGACTACAACATGGCCACAG GCAACTGGAGATCCAAGAATCCCAACTTCGGAGAATCAAATCTGAAAAGGAAATGCTCCAAAAGCAGCTCACAGAGCGAGAAAATCAGCTACAGGCCATGTCTACCAAG ACAGGAGGTGCACCGTGCACAGcgtaaaatattttctcttaagtTTTGCAGTCTGAGAGAAGAATGGAAACACGAAGAAATGATGATGACAATAGAGAAGGAGAACTGCAGTCTTCAACAG GTTGTTACAGAACAAGAATCCAAACTGGCTGAGCAGAACAAGCTGATCAGTGAGTTACAGGGGACAGTCAGCCAGCTACAGGCAGAGGTTCTGACTAGCCGATACCACATCCACAAGCAGCACCAGGCCCAAGAGGTGATCCAGAGCCAAGCTGAGACACTGCAGCACAGGGAGCTGCAAACTAGAGTGGCACTCGAATGCATCACCAGCAGG TTTGAAAGATATCGAAGTAAAATAATTCAGGCTACGTTCAGCGCGGCAGGCAGCAAacctccccaggcagagctcacGGATGAGGAGGTGCTGGAGGCAATGCAG aaaataattaatgaaCGGATGGAGTTCCATCAGATGCTGAAACAGAAAGGCGTCAAGGTCCCATCGCTCTACAGCATCGACACATCTACTTCATCGCCTACCAGCGctaagggaaggagaaagagtcCTGCAAGGCAGAATCTTCTAACACCTGAAAAGTAG
- the CCDC27 gene encoding coiled-coil domain-containing protein 27 isoform X3 yields the protein MEGRSPGKAAPDEAVSDADARGVLREQARVAKLTEIQKADRELREELQKARDDYNMATGNWRSKNPNFGESNLKRKCSKSSSQSEKISYRPCLPRQEVHRAQRKIFSLKFCSLREEWKHEEMMMTIEKENCSLQQVVTEQESKLAEQNKLISELQGTVSQLQAEVLTSRYHIHKQHQAQEVIQSQAETLQHRELQTRVALECITSRKIINERMEFHQMLKQKGVKVPSLYSIDTSTSSPTSAKGRRKSPARQNLLTPEK from the exons ATGGAAGGAAGGAGCCCAGGTAAAGCAGCCCCCGACGAAGCTGTCAGCGACGCCGATGCTCGCGGGGTCTTGCGGGAGCAGGCGCGGGTGGCAAAGCTCACCGAGATCCAGAAAGCCGACCGAGAGCTCCGCgaggagctgcagaaagcaagggATGACTACAACATGGCCACAG GCAACTGGAGATCCAAGAATCCCAACTTCGGAGAATCAAATCTGAAAAGGAAATGCTCCAAAAGCAGCTCACAGAGCGAGAAAATCAGCTACAGGCCATGTCTACCAAG ACAGGAGGTGCACCGTGCACAGcgtaaaatattttctcttaagtTTTGCAGTCTGAGAGAAGAATGGAAACACGAAGAAATGATGATGACAATAGAGAAGGAGAACTGCAGTCTTCAACAG GTTGTTACAGAACAAGAATCCAAACTGGCTGAGCAGAACAAGCTGATCAGTGAGTTACAGGGGACAGTCAGCCAGCTACAGGCAGAGGTTCTGACTAGCCGATACCACATCCACAAGCAGCACCAGGCCCAAGAGGTGATCCAGAGCCAAGCTGAGACACTGCAGCACAGGGAGCTGCAAACTAGAGTGGCACTCGAATGCATCACCAGCAGG aaaataattaatgaaCGGATGGAGTTCCATCAGATGCTGAAACAGAAAGGCGTCAAGGTCCCATCGCTCTACAGCATCGACACATCTACTTCATCGCCTACCAGCGctaagggaaggagaaagagtcCTGCAAGGCAGAATCTTCTAACACCTGAAAAGTAG